A stretch of Candidatus Eremiobacteraceae bacterium DNA encodes these proteins:
- a CDS encoding ABC transporter permease, with the protein MKFFGEYFLAALNTLWANRARSVLTMIGIVIGTAAVISIFALGQSAKSSIGQTLGVFGDQGLFLFPDQSSRRVNAVQVTWSDYQNVLAACTRCAKVFPVYDNYYSVRNGHSKDVYELASDTDYVTDKLVMAEGRRFNSDDVDGARAVCNLYWGLKQKLFGNAPALGKYVRIAGRRFLVVGVYANISAGVFNSVIGGSDALNIPYTTYHRLPDSQIQGLQLYAAPGSTSAQAIDDAEAVLKRLHPNATFQSFDSSQQGATFLQVIAFVAIGISAIGAIALVVGGIGVMNIMLVSVMERTREIGIRKAIGASRGDILWQFLTEAVAITLIGGGIGTIVGVAAAAAGSSVLDVTFAGVSAGISWLPIIALALGSSLAIGLFFGTWPAVRASKLEPIECLRHE; encoded by the coding sequence GTGAAGTTCTTCGGCGAGTACTTCCTCGCGGCGCTCAACACGCTCTGGGCGAATAGGGCGCGGTCGGTGCTCACGATGATCGGCATCGTCATCGGCACCGCTGCCGTCATCTCGATCTTCGCGCTCGGGCAAAGCGCGAAGTCGTCGATAGGACAGACGCTCGGCGTTTTCGGCGATCAGGGACTGTTCTTGTTCCCCGATCAAAGCTCGCGCCGCGTCAACGCGGTTCAGGTCACGTGGAGCGACTACCAAAACGTCTTGGCGGCGTGCACGCGCTGCGCGAAAGTGTTCCCCGTCTACGATAACTACTATTCGGTGCGCAACGGCCATTCGAAAGACGTCTACGAACTCGCTTCGGACACCGACTACGTGACCGACAAGCTCGTGATGGCCGAGGGGCGACGCTTCAATTCGGATGACGTCGACGGCGCGCGCGCCGTCTGCAACCTCTACTGGGGGCTCAAACAGAAGCTGTTCGGCAACGCGCCTGCGCTCGGCAAGTACGTGCGCATCGCGGGGCGCCGCTTTCTCGTCGTCGGGGTCTATGCGAACATCAGCGCCGGAGTCTTCAACTCGGTCATCGGCGGCAGCGACGCGCTGAACATCCCCTACACGACGTATCACCGGCTGCCGGATTCGCAGATCCAAGGCCTTCAGCTCTACGCCGCTCCTGGGTCGACCTCCGCACAGGCGATCGACGACGCCGAGGCCGTTCTCAAGCGCCTCCATCCGAACGCCACCTTCCAATCCTTCGATAGCTCGCAGCAAGGCGCGACGTTCCTCCAAGTCATCGCGTTCGTCGCGATCGGCATCTCGGCGATCGGCGCGATCGCGCTCGTCGTCGGCGGCATCGGCGTCATGAACATCATGCTCGTATCGGTCATGGAGCGGACGCGCGAGATCGGGATCCGCAAGGCGATCGGCGCGTCGCGCGGCGACATCCTCTGGCAGTTCCTCACCGAAGCCGTCGCGATCACGCTTATCGGCGGCGGCATCGGAACGATCGTCGGCGTCGCGGCCGCTGCCGCGGGCAGTTCGGTCTTGGACGTCACCTTCGCCGGGGTTTCCGCCGGCATCAGCTGGCTGCCGATCATCGCCCTCGCGCTGGGCTCGTCGCTCGCGATCGGCCTCTTCTTCGGCACCTGGCCTGCCGTGCGCGCGAGCAAGCTCGAGCCGATCGAGTGCCTGCGGCATGAATAA
- a CDS encoding GntR family transcriptional regulator, whose product MFHLDGASGVPVYLQIKEQVLHAIARGELSPGDQLPTVREVAVDLEINPNTVNRAYSDLEREGVLTSRRGRGTFISDRRRQASDVAAQRTRIRDISRRALGEAKAFGFKADELIETISRVAREDQS is encoded by the coding sequence ATGTTCCACCTCGACGGCGCAAGCGGCGTCCCGGTATACCTCCAGATCAAAGAGCAAGTGCTTCACGCGATCGCTCGAGGCGAGCTATCGCCCGGCGATCAGCTTCCGACCGTGCGCGAAGTCGCCGTCGACCTCGAGATCAATCCGAATACAGTCAACCGGGCGTACTCCGATCTCGAGCGTGAGGGCGTGCTCACGAGCCGTCGAGGCCGAGGCACCTTCATCAGCGACAGGCGACGACAAGCCTCGGACGTCGCGGCGCAGCGCACGCGCATCCGAGACATCTCGCGCCGCGCGCTCGGCGAGGCCAAAGCGTTCGGGTTCAAAGCAGATGAGCTCATCGAGACGATCTCGCGCGTCGCGCGCGAGGACCAGAGTTAG
- a CDS encoding efflux RND transporter periplasmic adaptor subunit: MDLKQRPKWFGPAIVGGAIVLIIIISVVAKHGPAPVAVTTVAVKPGTLVNKLPENGTLSLPQTATIAAQTASTIERILVREGGRVRAGDLLMKLDDRAVSAKVSADEAAEAQALAALRKAQQTAAVAGDTNVQSVAQAQENLLSAQSQLQSDINAKREGQVSAAGFASLGLSGQSQLAQQVSQLKDAETNLRTAKEQYDGDVALYKMDAIAHLQLNKDQAAYEQAQAAYDSALRQYTLTKQQLNDSVGQQDAKIAADRHAVDSARAALSAAQIQAGQNTAAVDVASAQAGEASAAAQLQYDEEQLADTEVRAPFGGVVQTLGNVTSPLGGTADLSVGDQVTPGQTLFTIAGSGPMVVKAQVDEQDVISVKLGQHAFITGEDFPGYSLVGTVVRIAPVVVAQNQAGNSAKNVETTIALSKTYPFLRDGMSCDVDIVTGKASNALVVPLSAILDDGAKHYAFVVSGTAAKKTQVTEGIKNDTDVAISKGLKSGDIVATTNVSSLKDGSKVNATAASPAPTGSSGP; the protein is encoded by the coding sequence ATGGACCTTAAACAAAGGCCCAAGTGGTTCGGCCCGGCTATCGTCGGCGGCGCTATCGTGCTGATCATCATCATCAGCGTCGTCGCGAAGCACGGGCCGGCTCCGGTCGCGGTCACGACGGTCGCAGTGAAACCGGGCACGCTCGTCAACAAGCTGCCCGAGAACGGAACGTTGTCGCTGCCGCAGACGGCGACGATCGCGGCGCAAACCGCCTCGACGATCGAGCGCATCCTCGTCCGCGAAGGCGGCCGCGTGCGCGCGGGCGACCTCTTGATGAAGCTCGACGATCGAGCGGTCTCGGCAAAGGTGAGCGCGGACGAAGCCGCCGAGGCGCAAGCGCTCGCGGCGCTCAGGAAAGCGCAGCAGACGGCTGCGGTCGCGGGCGATACGAACGTGCAGAGCGTGGCGCAAGCCCAAGAGAACTTGCTGTCCGCGCAATCGCAGCTGCAATCCGACATCAACGCGAAGCGCGAAGGCCAGGTCTCCGCGGCGGGTTTCGCTTCGCTCGGGCTTTCCGGCCAGTCGCAGCTCGCGCAGCAAGTGTCGCAGCTCAAGGACGCCGAGACGAATCTTCGCACGGCGAAAGAGCAATACGACGGCGACGTCGCGCTCTACAAGATGGACGCGATCGCGCATCTGCAATTGAACAAGGACCAAGCGGCATACGAACAGGCGCAAGCGGCGTACGATTCGGCGCTGCGCCAATACACGCTGACGAAGCAGCAATTGAACGACAGCGTCGGTCAACAAGATGCGAAGATCGCCGCCGACCGTCACGCCGTCGACAGCGCTCGGGCCGCGCTTTCCGCAGCGCAGATCCAAGCGGGTCAGAACACCGCGGCGGTCGACGTCGCGTCGGCGCAGGCCGGCGAAGCGTCCGCCGCAGCCCAGCTGCAATACGATGAGGAACAGCTCGCGGACACCGAGGTCCGTGCGCCGTTCGGCGGCGTCGTCCAGACGCTCGGCAACGTCACCTCGCCGCTCGGCGGCACGGCGGATCTCTCGGTCGGCGATCAGGTGACGCCCGGCCAAACGCTTTTCACCATCGCCGGCAGCGGACCGATGGTCGTCAAGGCGCAAGTCGACGAGCAGGACGTCATCAGCGTCAAACTCGGGCAGCACGCCTTCATCACCGGAGAGGACTTCCCGGGCTACTCGCTCGTCGGCACCGTCGTGCGCATCGCGCCGGTCGTCGTCGCCCAAAACCAGGCGGGCAATTCGGCGAAAAACGTCGAGACGACGATCGCCCTGAGCAAGACGTATCCGTTCCTGCGCGACGGCATGTCGTGCGACGTCGACATCGTCACGGGTAAGGCGTCGAACGCACTCGTCGTGCCGCTGAGCGCGATCCTCGACGACGGCGCCAAGCACTACGCGTTCGTCGTCAGCGGCACCGCGGCCAAGAAGACGCAGGTGACGGAGGGCATCAAGAACGACACTGACGTCGCGATCTCGAAAGGCCTGAAGTCCGGCGACATCGTCGCCACGACGAACGTCTCTTCGCTCAAAGACGGCTCGAAAGTGAACGCGACGGCCGCGTCGCCGGCCCCGACGGGCAGCAGCGGCCCGTGA
- a CDS encoding TolC family protein: MLAFALAATMLAAAPAAAAPMTLAQAVQFAESHNEQVLAAKAQWVQAGATLASDRSAQLPNIQGIAQSSMSRSANYAGNFAQIGVPVQPNVSQNTAEVAGSQSVFNLQNELTADAARHAYDQAQQNYRFVKEQTLLNVETSFYVYAQDVQLVGLAKADLGYQQALYAIADANYKSGLVAGIDRLKAQVQRTTSEESLASATADAEDARENLSQTIGADTSQAFAVPASIPAPPMPSTDQQALDAVALAHSPELAIAKDALDIAVLENGLIDAPNRPTVALQGAWGNQVIPTAFPFNEATCQIHQFDPHCGPTHFYTIGLTSQLLLPLLDWGSLHAQHNGAHANIDSQTAAYSTAKRQAMIDVDQAVRRLIVDDQNLGLATQNASVALQAAKIAQVQYKVGLGSQIDVTTAEQTYLQAAKQLLDAQVAYALAADRLKFATGTLVE; encoded by the coding sequence GTGCTAGCTTTCGCTCTCGCAGCGACGATGTTGGCGGCCGCCCCGGCGGCCGCCGCGCCGATGACGCTCGCTCAAGCGGTCCAGTTCGCGGAGTCGCACAACGAGCAAGTGCTCGCGGCGAAGGCGCAATGGGTGCAAGCCGGGGCGACGCTCGCTTCCGATCGCTCTGCGCAACTGCCGAACATCCAGGGTATCGCCCAAAGCTCGATGTCGCGCTCTGCCAACTATGCGGGCAACTTCGCGCAGATCGGCGTTCCGGTCCAGCCGAACGTCTCGCAGAACACCGCGGAGGTCGCCGGTTCGCAGTCGGTCTTCAACCTCCAGAACGAGTTGACGGCGGACGCTGCGCGGCACGCGTACGATCAAGCGCAGCAGAACTATCGGTTCGTCAAAGAGCAGACCCTGCTCAACGTCGAGACGTCGTTCTACGTGTATGCCCAGGACGTCCAGCTCGTCGGCCTTGCAAAGGCGGACCTCGGGTATCAGCAGGCGCTCTACGCGATAGCCGACGCGAACTATAAGTCCGGCCTCGTCGCCGGCATCGACCGGCTCAAGGCACAAGTGCAGCGCACGACGAGCGAAGAGAGTCTCGCGTCCGCGACGGCCGACGCCGAGGATGCGCGGGAGAATCTTTCGCAGACGATCGGCGCAGATACGTCGCAGGCGTTCGCCGTGCCCGCCTCTATACCGGCGCCGCCGATGCCGTCGACCGATCAACAAGCGCTCGACGCGGTCGCGTTGGCGCACAGTCCTGAACTCGCCATCGCGAAAGACGCTCTCGACATCGCGGTGCTCGAAAACGGGCTCATCGACGCGCCGAACCGGCCGACCGTCGCGCTCCAGGGCGCGTGGGGAAACCAGGTGATCCCGACCGCATTTCCATTCAACGAAGCGACGTGTCAGATCCACCAGTTCGATCCGCATTGCGGTCCCACGCACTTCTATACGATCGGATTGACGTCGCAACTTTTGCTGCCGCTCCTCGACTGGGGATCGCTGCACGCGCAACACAACGGCGCGCATGCGAACATCGATTCGCAGACCGCCGCGTACAGCACGGCGAAGCGCCAAGCGATGATCGACGTCGATCAGGCGGTGCGCCGCCTCATCGTCGACGATCAAAACTTGGGGCTCGCGACGCAGAACGCGAGCGTCGCCTTGCAAGCGGCGAAAATCGCACAAGTACAGTACAAGGTCGGACTCGGCAGCCAGATCGACGTGACGACTGCGGAACAGACGTATCTACAGGCCGCGAAACAGCTGCTCGACGCGCAAGTCGCTTACGCGCTCGCCGCCGACCGCCTCAAATTCGCGACCGGAACGCTGGTGGAGTGA
- a CDS encoding ABC transporter permease yields MAVAAPAFATSEAGVARIGVWHDTWRRFRRSASAMVGLVLVAVIVVAALAAPVLSGHVDPLAQNLSATTLPPSVHHLAGTDKLGRDIFVRLLAGARLSLEIGFVSVGIGLVTGTTLGVISGFWGGAVDSIIMAAVDVMLAFPSIILAIAISAILDQRVGDVVKLFFAVGIVGIPVYARIARASVLHVKHLEYVEAARAIGNAAPAILLKYVLPNILAPLVVQATLGVGTAELDSAGLSFLGLGIQPPTAEWGSMLNDARDYWLNAPWALVFPGIAISLTVLGFNLLGDGIRDALDPRSA; encoded by the coding sequence TTGGCGGTCGCCGCGCCGGCGTTCGCCACAAGCGAAGCGGGCGTCGCGCGCATCGGCGTTTGGCACGACACGTGGCGGCGCTTTCGGCGGAGCGCGTCGGCGATGGTCGGCCTCGTCCTCGTCGCGGTGATCGTCGTCGCGGCTCTTGCCGCGCCCGTGCTTTCGGGGCACGTCGATCCGCTCGCGCAAAATCTCAGCGCGACGACCTTGCCGCCATCGGTCCATCACCTCGCGGGAACGGACAAGCTCGGCCGCGACATCTTCGTGCGCTTGTTGGCCGGTGCGCGTCTATCGCTCGAGATCGGATTCGTCTCGGTCGGCATCGGCCTGGTGACCGGCACGACGCTCGGCGTCATCTCCGGATTCTGGGGCGGCGCCGTCGACTCGATCATCATGGCCGCCGTCGACGTCATGCTCGCGTTCCCGAGCATCATCCTCGCGATCGCGATCTCCGCGATCCTCGACCAGCGAGTCGGCGACGTCGTGAAGCTGTTCTTCGCGGTCGGCATCGTCGGCATTCCGGTCTACGCCCGGATCGCGCGAGCGTCCGTGCTCCACGTCAAGCATCTCGAGTATGTCGAAGCCGCGCGGGCCATCGGCAACGCGGCTCCAGCGATCCTCTTGAAGTACGTCCTGCCGAACATACTCGCGCCGCTCGTCGTGCAGGCGACGCTCGGCGTCGGCACGGCGGAACTCGATTCCGCCGGATTGTCGTTCCTCGGGCTCGGGATCCAGCCGCCGACCGCCGAGTGGGGTTCGATGCTGAACGACGCCCGCGACTACTGGCTCAACGCGCCGTGGGCGCTCGTCTTCCCCGGCATCGCGATCTCGCTGACGGTTCTGGGCTTCAACCTGCTCGGCGACGGCATCCGCGACGCGCTCGACCCCCGCTCGGCCTAG
- a CDS encoding ribonuclease J, translated as MLHEYFPPSVQSGESSTVPKPPSEPYLRAIPLGGCGEVGRNMTAYETNDDIVVVDAGVQFPEEEMLGVDLVINDLSYLLERKKKVRALLLTHAHEDHVGGVPYFLAQLDVPVYGTDVTLALLRGKLKEHKLVGRTETIVVEPGDEVQLGSMTARFIHITHSIFGNCSLALRTPLGVVVHTGDFKFDQTPIDGRPTDMATFARYGDEGVLLLASDSTNAEIPGHTPSERVVGETFADIFARCEGRIIVTMFASNVPRLQQTVDAAARHDRKVCFVGRSMMNVANIAIEHGYLRLEHGQQIREHELDAYPPDRIVICTTGSQGEPTSALVRMAARDHKRVRLVRGDTVIVSATPIPGNERSVGRTINNLFKLGVNVIYGKERMAHVSGHGCQEELLLMLNLTRPKYFMPVHGEYRMLVQHARLAQKTGIEPADVYVVENGDVLQFTRSGVERVGKTFGGPVFVDGLGVGDVGQVVLRDRRHLSEDGMIILTVTIDSSDGKVLAGPDVTSRGFTYDSTTDGDGIIDEVKRRAAEIIEDGARRGLTEWTAIREHLHKGVQKFVFDRTKRRPMILPVVMEV; from the coding sequence GTGCTTCACGAGTATTTTCCACCGTCGGTCCAATCCGGCGAATCGTCTACCGTTCCCAAACCGCCTTCCGAGCCCTACCTGCGCGCGATCCCGCTAGGCGGCTGCGGCGAAGTCGGGCGCAACATGACCGCCTACGAGACGAACGACGATATCGTCGTCGTGGATGCCGGCGTCCAATTCCCCGAAGAAGAGATGCTGGGCGTCGACCTCGTCATCAACGATCTTTCGTATCTGCTCGAGCGGAAGAAGAAAGTCCGGGCGCTGCTCCTCACCCACGCGCACGAAGATCACGTCGGCGGCGTGCCATATTTCCTCGCGCAGCTCGACGTGCCCGTATACGGCACCGACGTGACGCTTGCGCTCCTGCGCGGCAAGCTGAAAGAGCATAAGCTCGTCGGCCGAACCGAGACGATCGTCGTCGAGCCGGGCGACGAGGTCCAGCTCGGATCGATGACCGCGCGCTTCATCCACATCACGCACTCGATCTTCGGCAATTGTTCGCTTGCACTGCGTACGCCGCTCGGCGTCGTCGTCCACACGGGCGACTTCAAGTTCGACCAGACTCCGATCGACGGACGCCCGACCGACATGGCGACCTTCGCGCGCTATGGGGACGAAGGCGTCCTTCTGCTCGCGTCCGACTCGACGAACGCAGAGATCCCTGGCCACACGCCGTCCGAGCGTGTCGTCGGCGAGACGTTCGCGGATATCTTCGCACGCTGCGAGGGGCGCATCATCGTGACGATGTTCGCCTCGAACGTCCCCCGTCTTCAGCAGACGGTCGACGCCGCAGCGCGACACGACCGAAAGGTCTGTTTCGTCGGACGAAGCATGATGAACGTCGCGAACATCGCGATCGAGCACGGCTATCTGCGGCTCGAACATGGCCAACAGATCCGCGAACACGAGCTCGACGCATATCCGCCCGACCGCATCGTCATCTGCACGACCGGAAGCCAAGGCGAACCCACATCGGCGCTCGTCCGGATGGCGGCGCGCGACCACAAGCGCGTTCGCCTCGTCCGCGGCGATACGGTCATCGTGTCGGCGACGCCGATCCCGGGCAACGAACGAAGCGTCGGCCGGACCATCAACAACCTCTTCAAGCTCGGGGTGAACGTCATCTATGGAAAAGAGCGGATGGCGCACGTCTCCGGCCACGGTTGCCAAGAAGAGCTGCTTCTCATGCTCAACCTGACGCGGCCGAAATATTTCATGCCCGTGCATGGCGAATATCGCATGCTCGTCCAACATGCGCGCTTGGCGCAGAAGACGGGCATCGAACCGGCCGACGTCTACGTCGTCGAGAACGGCGACGTGCTCCAGTTCACGCGCTCGGGCGTCGAACGCGTCGGGAAGACCTTTGGCGGGCCCGTCTTCGTCGACGGCCTCGGGGTCGGCGACGTCGGCCAAGTCGTGCTCCGCGACCGGCGCCATCTTTCCGAGGACGGCATGATCATCTTGACGGTGACGATCGATTCGTCGGACGGAAAGGTGCTGGCGGGTCCGGATGTGACGTCGCGCGGTTTCACGTACGATTCGACGACCGACGGCGACGGCATCATCGACGAGGTCAAGCGTCGTGCGGCGGAGATCATCGAGGACGGCGCACGCCGCGGGCTGACCGAATGGACCGCGATCCGCGAGCACCTGCACAAAGGAGTGCAGAAGTTCGTTTTCGACCGGACGAAGCGCCGGCCGATGATCTTGCCCGTCGTCATGGAGGTCTAG
- a CDS encoding slipin family protein — MPIVTASTKSGAPTSGPSGATVAGPTAVHFGNPLSWLIAVIAFAAGVTMTTVTDSGFPVIIGVVVAIVVLVTLQIAQAWEKVVVLRFGHFRTVAGPGIFLLIPAIDTIAAWIDQRVQTSTFTAEESLTKDTVPVDVDAVLFWVAWDAKKASLEVASYRDAIGWAAQTALRDIIGTTTLADLLSNRQAVDEKLQHTIDGRTTPWGVTVQSVEIRDIKIPDNLQDAMSRQAQAERERQARVILGDAEREISLSFLEAAKNYAGNEIALHLRAMNMLYEGLKEKGAMIVVPSTAVETMGLGAITGLAALGGRIGPNQPESGGTSSSSSSGTPSAPGSGAQASRSAAENAGTIAATIAAGG, encoded by the coding sequence ATGCCCATAGTCACAGCGAGTACGAAGAGCGGCGCTCCCACGTCCGGACCGTCCGGCGCCACCGTGGCGGGCCCGACGGCCGTCCATTTCGGCAACCCTTTATCGTGGCTCATCGCCGTGATCGCCTTTGCCGCGGGCGTGACGATGACGACGGTCACCGACAGCGGATTTCCCGTCATCATCGGTGTGGTCGTCGCGATCGTCGTGCTCGTGACGCTCCAGATCGCGCAAGCGTGGGAGAAAGTCGTCGTCCTCCGCTTCGGCCACTTCCGCACCGTCGCCGGCCCGGGGATCTTCCTCCTCATACCCGCGATCGACACGATCGCGGCCTGGATCGACCAGCGCGTGCAGACGAGCACGTTCACGGCCGAAGAGAGCCTGACGAAAGACACCGTGCCGGTCGACGTCGACGCGGTTCTCTTCTGGGTCGCATGGGATGCGAAGAAAGCGTCGCTCGAAGTCGCATCGTACCGCGATGCCATTGGATGGGCGGCGCAGACCGCACTGCGCGATATCATCGGAACGACGACGCTCGCCGATCTGCTATCGAATCGCCAGGCGGTCGACGAGAAACTGCAACACACGATCGACGGGCGGACGACACCGTGGGGCGTCACCGTGCAGTCGGTCGAGATCCGCGACATCAAGATCCCCGACAATCTGCAGGATGCGATGTCGCGGCAAGCGCAGGCCGAGCGGGAACGGCAAGCGCGCGTCATCCTCGGCGACGCCGAGCGCGAGATCTCGCTGTCGTTCCTCGAAGCGGCGAAGAACTATGCCGGCAACGAGATCGCACTCCACTTGCGTGCGATGAACATGCTCTACGAAGGCCTCAAGGAGAAAGGCGCGATGATCGTCGTGCCGAGCACCGCCGTCGAGACGATGGGCCTTGGCGCCATCACAGGTCTCGCCGCACTCGGCGGACGCATCGGCCCGAACCAACCTGAAAGCGGCGGCACCTCGTCATCGTCGAGCTCGGGCACGCCCAGCGCACCCGGCTCCGGCGCGCAAGCGTCGCGTAGCGCCGCGGAGAATGCGGGCACCATCGCCGCAACGATCGCTGCCGGAGGTTAG
- a CDS encoding YIP1 family protein, with product MMASTTTAAPQKSNGLSAYLSILWSPATAFDQLRETPTWGWAALIGIVLLLAATLISMPEIMKVAHIAQQQQLSTMSADQQAQARQAMGSTAGIIPVFAIVGVLIVTWLIWVISAVVYAIGGAISGAGAKFSLAWVVSVNLGIIAFVGALVNAVILAARGPDAISSPLDQYALPSLGMFFHDNVKLATFLNTYNLDYLWLYVVAVIGLERTLSMKRGAAIVTVVVYSLIGAGLASAVAR from the coding sequence ATGATGGCTTCGACAACGACCGCGGCACCGCAGAAGTCCAACGGCCTCTCAGCCTACCTCTCCATACTGTGGTCGCCTGCAACGGCGTTCGACCAGCTTCGCGAAACGCCGACCTGGGGTTGGGCGGCGCTGATCGGCATCGTCCTGCTCCTCGCCGCGACATTGATCTCGATGCCCGAGATCATGAAAGTCGCCCACATCGCTCAGCAGCAGCAATTGTCGACGATGAGCGCCGATCAACAAGCCCAGGCCCGTCAAGCGATGGGATCGACGGCGGGGATCATCCCGGTCTTCGCGATCGTCGGCGTGCTCATCGTTACATGGCTCATCTGGGTGATCTCGGCCGTCGTGTATGCGATCGGCGGCGCTATCAGCGGAGCCGGAGCGAAGTTCAGTCTGGCGTGGGTCGTTTCGGTGAACCTCGGGATCATCGCGTTCGTCGGCGCGCTCGTCAATGCCGTCATCCTCGCGGCGCGCGGACCCGATGCGATCTCGTCGCCGCTCGATCAGTACGCGTTGCCGTCGCTCGGCATGTTCTTTCACGACAACGTGAAGCTCGCCACGTTCCTCAACACGTACAACCTCGACTACCTGTGGTTGTACGTCGTCGCCGTCATCGGCCTCGAACGCACGCTTTCGATGAAACGCGGCGCCGCCATCGTGACGGTCGTCGTCTACAGCCTCATCGGCGCCGGCCTCGCTTCAGCCGTCGCGAGGTAG